A genomic region of Candidatus Baltobacteraceae bacterium contains the following coding sequences:
- a CDS encoding helix-turn-helix domain-containing protein, which translates to NPGVAFSRERLLQKVWGFDFAGDERTVDVHIYRLRDVLEKQCGLRDVICTVHGHGYKFARP; encoded by the coding sequence CAATCCCGGCGTCGCGTTCTCGCGCGAACGGCTGCTGCAGAAAGTTTGGGGGTTCGATTTCGCCGGCGACGAGCGTACCGTCGACGTGCATATCTATCGCCTGCGTGACGTGCTCGAAAAGCAATGTGGCTTGCGCGACGTTATTTGCACCGTTCACGGCCATGGCTACAAATTCGCCCGACCCTAA